In a single window of the Alphaproteobacteria bacterium LSUCC0684 genome:
- a CDS encoding biotin transporter BioY has product MPALSLKPSPSLATAILGNEGRTLFRNALLVLAGSLLIAISAQIAFRLPISPVPITGQTFAVLVVGMALGPRLGALAALAYLIEGLYFPVFAEARTWAHPFTLWTAGYLAGFVGAAYVTGWLAENGWDRRPFSTAVAMILGNIAIYIPGTLWLSYMYAVNTDFAGMALIGEVASKGFALFLIGDALKLGLAVLAFPMAWKWISRNR; this is encoded by the coding sequence ATGCCTGCACTTTCGCTAAAGCCTTCACCAAGCCTGGCAACCGCGATCCTTGGAAATGAGGGGAGAACCCTTTTCCGTAACGCCCTGCTTGTTCTTGCCGGCTCCTTGCTGATCGCCATTTCCGCGCAGATCGCCTTCCGCCTGCCCATCTCACCGGTGCCGATAACAGGCCAGACCTTCGCGGTTCTTGTTGTCGGCATGGCACTGGGGCCACGCCTCGGCGCGCTGGCGGCCCTTGCCTATCTCATCGAGGGGTTGTATTTCCCGGTTTTTGCCGAAGCACGGACCTGGGCCCATCCCTTCACCCTGTGGACCGCCGGATATCTTGCAGGTTTTGTTGGCGCCGCCTATGTGACCGGCTGGCTTGCGGAAAACGGCTGGGACCGCCGCCCGTTCAGCACCGCTGTTGCCATGATCCTTGGGAATATCGCCATCTACATCCCGGGCACGCTCTGGCTGTCTTATATGTATGCGGTCAATACCGATTTTGCCGGCATGGCGCTGATCGGTGAAGTGGCGAGCAAGGGCTTTGCCCTCTTTCTGATCGGGGATGCGCTCAAACTGGGGCTGGCGGTGCTGGCTTTCCCGATGGCCTGGAAATGGATTTCCCGAAACCGCTAG
- the groL gene encoding chaperonin GroEL (60 kDa chaperone family; promotes refolding of misfolded polypeptides especially under stressful conditions; forms two stacked rings of heptamers to form a barrel-shaped 14mer; ends can be capped by GroES; misfolded proteins enter the barrel where they are refolded when GroES binds) has product MAAKDVKFGSDARTRMMAGVDTLANAVKVTLGPKGRNVVLEKAFGAPRITKDGVTVAKDIELKDKFENMGAQMVREVASKANDMAGDGTTTATVLAQSIAQEGAKAVAAGMNPMDLKRGIDLAVENVVATLASRSKAITTSAEVAQVGTISANGESDIGEMIAQAMEKVGNEGVITVEEAKSLDTELDVVEGMQFDRGYLSPYFVTDGEKMKAVLEEPYILLHEKKLSNLQEMLPVLEKVVQSSRPLLIIAEDIEGEALATLVVNRLRGGLKVAAVKAPGFGDRRKAMLEDIAILTNGTVISEEVGIKLDSVTLDMLGSAKRVEITKENTTIVDGSGQKKQIQARCNQIRAQVEETTSDYDREKLQERLAKLAGGVAVIKVGGATEVEVKERKDRVDDAMHATRAAVEEGIVPGGGTALVKAIAGLEKISGQNEDQNVGINIVRRALQAPARQIANNAGADGSVIVGKLLEDKSTTKGYNAQTGVFEDLIKAGVIDPTKVVRSALQNAASVAGLLITTEAMVGELPEPKSAAPAPDMGGMGGMGGMGF; this is encoded by the coding sequence ATGGCTGCCAAGGATGTAAAATTTGGTTCAGACGCACGCACTCGGATGATGGCAGGCGTCGATACTCTCGCAAATGCAGTGAAGGTCACCCTCGGCCCGAAAGGCCGTAACGTTGTGCTTGAAAAAGCCTTCGGTGCCCCACGCATCACCAAGGACGGTGTTACCGTTGCCAAGGATATCGAACTCAAAGACAAGTTTGAGAACATGGGCGCACAGATGGTCCGTGAAGTTGCCTCCAAGGCCAATGACATGGCCGGTGACGGCACCACCACCGCAACCGTGCTGGCCCAGTCCATTGCCCAGGAAGGCGCCAAGGCCGTTGCCGCCGGCATGAATCCGATGGATCTCAAGCGCGGTATTGATCTTGCGGTTGAGAATGTGGTTGCCACGCTGGCATCACGTTCCAAGGCGATCACGACGTCCGCTGAAGTCGCCCAGGTCGGCACCATCTCGGCCAATGGCGAATCCGATATCGGTGAAATGATTGCCCAGGCCATGGAAAAGGTCGGCAATGAAGGCGTCATCACCGTCGAAGAAGCCAAGAGCCTCGACACCGAACTGGACGTGGTTGAAGGCATGCAGTTTGATCGCGGCTATCTGTCGCCGTATTTCGTCACCGATGGCGAAAAGATGAAAGCCGTGCTCGAAGAGCCCTATATCCTGCTGCATGAGAAGAAACTCTCCAATCTGCAGGAAATGCTGCCGGTCCTTGAAAAGGTGGTTCAGTCCAGCCGTCCGCTGCTGATCATCGCAGAAGACATCGAAGGCGAGGCGCTCGCAACCCTCGTGGTCAACCGTCTGCGTGGCGGCCTCAAGGTTGCTGCGGTCAAGGCACCTGGCTTCGGCGATCGTCGCAAGGCGATGCTTGAAGACATTGCCATCCTGACCAACGGCACCGTGATTTCCGAAGAAGTCGGCATCAAGCTTGACAGCGTAACCCTCGACATGCTCGGTTCCGCCAAGCGTGTTGAAATCACCAAGGAAAACACCACCATCGTCGATGGTTCCGGCCAGAAGAAGCAGATCCAGGCTCGCTGCAACCAGATCCGTGCCCAGGTGGAAGAAACCACCTCCGATTACGATCGTGAAAAGCTGCAGGAACGTCTGGCCAAACTGGCAGGCGGTGTTGCCGTGATCAAGGTTGGCGGCGCCACCGAAGTCGAGGTGAAGGAACGCAAAGACCGTGTCGATGATGCCATGCACGCAACCCGCGCTGCCGTCGAAGAAGGGATCGTCCCGGGTGGTGGTACCGCCCTGGTCAAGGCGATTGCCGGTCTTGAAAAAATCAGTGGCCAGAACGAAGATCAGAATGTCGGCATCAACATCGTCCGTCGTGCTCTCCAGGCACCGGCGCGTCAGATCGCCAACAACGCTGGCGCCGATGGCTCCGTCATCGTCGGCAAACTGCTCGAAGACAAGAGCACAACCAAAGGCTACAACGCCCAGACAGGTGTCTTCGAAGACCTGATCAAGGCTGGCGTCATTGACCCGACCAAGGTTGTTCGTTCTGCTCTTCAGAATGCCGCTTCCGTGGCTGGCCTGCTGATCACCACCGAAGCCATGGTAGGCGAATTGCCTGAGCCGAAATCCGCCGCACCGGCCCCTGACATGGGTGGCATGGGCGGAATGGGTGGCATGGGCTTCTAA
- the groES gene encoding co-chaperone GroES: MKFKPLHDRVLIQRVESEEKTASGIIIPDTAQEKPMQGKVISVGSGARDESGKIVPLDVKAGDRVLFGKWSGTEVKIDGTEYLIMKESDIMGIME, translated from the coding sequence ATGAAATTCAAGCCGCTTCACGATCGTGTTCTTATTCAGCGGGTGGAAAGCGAAGAAAAAACCGCTTCCGGGATCATTATTCCGGATACCGCCCAGGAAAAGCCCATGCAGGGCAAGGTTATCTCAGTCGGGTCTGGTGCCCGCGATGAGTCCGGCAAGATTGTGCCGCTGGACGTCAAGGCAGGCGACCGCGTGCTGTTTGGCAAATGGTCCGGCACGGAAGTCAAGATTGATGGAACGGAATACCTGATCATGAAGGAATCCGACATCATGGGCATTATGGAATAA
- a CDS encoding COX15/CtaA family protein, whose amino-acid sequence MMNASLDQDRRHAAGFRPVEIWLFSVAALVFVMVVVGGITRLTGSGLSMVEWRPLIGILPPLSPAEWNRVYTLYQQSPEFIHINSHMDLAAFKTIFFWEYLHRVLGRLIGLAFAVPLILFAIRKKIPHGFGWRFILLLVLGGLQGGIGWWMVKSGLAEDPEVSQYRLAVHLSMALLIFGMLIWTALDLRDGRGRWPGGHTAGILGLLAITIVAGAFVAGMDAGKLYNEYPLMGDGFVPVEYGEMGAMDAFENGASAQFHHRILALLVVIGVASLWRRCCTAGLHGRGHSMLAMVGLQFVLGITTLLHGVPVSLGTLHQAGAAALLASVIWCAHGLSLKRVSA is encoded by the coding sequence ATGATGAATGCAAGCCTTGATCAAGACCGTCGCCATGCCGCCGGGTTTCGCCCGGTGGAGATCTGGCTGTTTTCGGTTGCCGCCCTTGTCTTTGTGATGGTGGTGGTGGGCGGCATCACCCGCCTCACTGGCAGCGGGCTTTCGATGGTGGAATGGCGGCCCTTGATAGGTATTCTGCCGCCGCTTTCGCCTGCGGAATGGAACCGGGTCTACACGCTCTATCAGCAGTCTCCTGAATTCATCCACATCAACAGCCACATGGATCTGGCGGCATTCAAGACGATTTTCTTCTGGGAATACCTGCACCGGGTGCTGGGGCGGCTGATCGGCCTTGCCTTTGCGGTTCCGTTGATCCTTTTTGCCATCCGGAAAAAAATCCCCCATGGCTTTGGGTGGCGGTTTATCCTGCTCCTTGTACTTGGCGGGCTGCAGGGCGGCATCGGCTGGTGGATGGTGAAATCCGGTCTTGCCGAAGATCCTGAAGTTTCGCAATACCGGTTGGCGGTGCATCTTTCGATGGCGCTGCTGATCTTCGGTATGCTGATCTGGACGGCGCTGGACCTTCGCGATGGCCGCGGCCGATGGCCGGGCGGGCATACGGCCGGAATTCTGGGCCTTCTTGCCATCACCATTGTTGCCGGTGCCTTTGTTGCCGGCATGGATGCAGGCAAGCTATACAATGAATATCCGCTGATGGGGGATGGGTTTGTGCCCGTGGAATACGGGGAAATGGGGGCCATGGATGCGTTTGAAAACGGCGCTTCTGCGCAGTTCCATCACCGTATCCTTGCGCTTCTGGTGGTGATCGGCGTGGCCAGCCTGTGGCGGCGATGCTGTACGGCAGGGCTTCATGGCCGCGGGCATTCCATGCTTGCCATGGTGGGGCTGCAATTCGTGCTTGGTATCACCACGCTTCTTCATGGCGTGCCGGTCAGCCTGGGCACGCTGCATCAGGCCGGAGCCGCCGCGCTGCTTGCATCGGTCATCTGGTGTGCCCATGGGCTGAGCCTGAAGCGGGTATCCGCCTGA
- the aspS gene encoding aspartate--tRNA ligase: protein MHIYRTHTCKDLRLDDVGKEVRLSGWIHRKRDHGQLVFIDLRDHYGITQCVADSSDPTFAAVETIRNESVVTVTGKVVQRTEDTVNRNLPTGEIEIRIETFEVQSAAELLPLQVNSDEDAGEETRLRYRYLDLRRSRPHQNIMLRAQIIQSIRRRMVDQGFMEFQTPILTASSPEGARDFLVPSRLHPGKFYALPQAPQQFKQLIMVSGFDRYFQIAPCFRDEDSRADRSPGEFYQLDLEMSFVEQDDVFAAVEPVIAGVFEEFTKADISAPFQRITFADAMLKYGTDKPDLRIPITIHDATETFRGSGFAIFAKAIEGGAVVRAVPGPGCGSRSVADRMNAWAQGEGAPGMGYIIYGEGEARGPVAKALGEDKALELRDQLGLADGDAVFFACAAEAEAASLAGRARIKIADDRDLREDGYAFCWIVDFPMFEKDETTGQIIFSHNPFSMPQGGLEALENQDPLEIKAWQYDLVCNGVELSSGAIRNHLPEVMYKAFAIAGYGPEVVDSKFPGMINAFRYGAPPHGGIAPGIDRMVMLIAREPNIREIILFPMNGKAEDLMMAAPSDVGDEQLRELHIRRQLPPKPQSE, encoded by the coding sequence ATGCATATTTACCGCACACATACCTGTAAGGATCTTCGCCTGGATGATGTTGGCAAGGAAGTCCGGTTGTCGGGCTGGATACACCGCAAGCGGGATCACGGCCAGCTGGTGTTTATCGACTTGAGGGATCATTACGGGATCACGCAATGTGTTGCGGACTCATCGGACCCGACATTTGCGGCGGTGGAAACCATCCGCAACGAATCCGTGGTGACGGTGACAGGCAAGGTTGTTCAGCGAACCGAAGATACGGTCAACAGAAACCTGCCCACCGGCGAGATCGAAATCCGGATCGAAACCTTTGAGGTGCAGTCAGCCGCTGAATTGCTGCCGCTTCAGGTCAATTCCGATGAAGATGCGGGCGAAGAAACCCGCCTCCGCTACCGGTATCTTGATCTTCGCCGCAGCCGCCCGCATCAGAACATCATGCTGCGGGCTCAGATAATCCAGTCCATCCGTCGGCGCATGGTCGATCAGGGGTTCATGGAATTTCAGACACCGATCCTGACCGCCTCCTCCCCTGAAGGCGCGCGGGATTTTCTCGTCCCGTCACGTCTTCACCCCGGCAAATTCTATGCTCTGCCGCAGGCACCGCAGCAGTTCAAGCAGCTGATCATGGTCTCGGGCTTTGATCGCTATTTCCAGATTGCCCCCTGTTTCCGGGACGAGGACAGCCGTGCCGATCGCAGCCCGGGAGAATTCTATCAGCTTGACCTTGAGATGAGCTTTGTTGAACAGGATGACGTCTTTGCGGCGGTGGAACCGGTGATAGCCGGTGTTTTTGAGGAATTCACCAAAGCTGATATTTCCGCGCCTTTCCAGCGAATCACCTTTGCTGATGCGATGCTGAAATATGGCACGGACAAGCCTGATCTGCGGATTCCGATAACCATTCACGATGCAACGGAAACCTTCCGCGGCTCCGGATTTGCCATTTTCGCCAAGGCGATCGAGGGCGGCGCCGTTGTCCGGGCTGTTCCCGGCCCGGGTTGCGGCAGCCGCTCGGTGGCGGACCGCATGAACGCCTGGGCCCAGGGTGAAGGCGCCCCCGGCATGGGCTATATCATCTATGGCGAGGGCGAAGCCCGCGGGCCGGTGGCCAAGGCGCTTGGCGAAGACAAGGCACTCGAATTACGGGATCAGCTTGGTCTTGCCGATGGTGATGCGGTGTTCTTTGCCTGCGCCGCCGAAGCCGAGGCGGCATCCCTTGCCGGGCGTGCCCGGATCAAGATTGCCGATGACCGCGACTTGCGTGAAGATGGCTATGCCTTCTGCTGGATTGTCGATTTTCCGATGTTCGAAAAGGATGAGACCACGGGGCAGATCATCTTCTCCCACAACCCGTTCTCCATGCCGCAGGGCGGGCTTGAGGCACTGGAAAACCAGGATCCTCTTGAGATCAAGGCCTGGCAGTATGATCTGGTCTGCAACGGGGTGGAGCTTTCCTCCGGGGCGATCCGGAATCACCTCCCCGAAGTCATGTACAAGGCCTTTGCCATTGCCGGCTACGGCCCCGAAGTGGTCGACAGCAAATTCCCCGGCATGATCAACGCCTTCCGGTATGGTGCACCGCCCCATGGCGGGATTGCTCCGGGGATTGACCGGATGGTGATGCTGATCGCCCGGGAGCCGAATATCCGGGAGATCATCCTCTTCCCGATGAACGGCAAGGCCGAAGACCTGATGATGGCCGCACCTTCCGACGTCGGGGATGAGCAGTTGCGGGAGCTGCATATCCGCCGCCAGCTTCCCCCCAAACCCCAGTCGGAATGA
- the bmt gene encoding betaine--homocysteine S-methyltransferase — protein MDKFTRMLAEQGFILADGATGTNYFALGLETGHPPEFWNIEKPENVSGLHRRFLEAGADLILTNSFGGTSYRLKLHAAEGRVRELNIAAAKLAREAVTAFEENTGRTALVAGSMGPTGELFAPLGALDHESAVAAFTEQAEALAEGGVDLLWIETISSLEEVDAAMDAAKSVGLPFTATMTFDTAGKSMMGVEPGDYARHVHQGGAVAAGANCGVGPAELMHSVMGMREIDGIRLIAKGNCGIPEYRDGEIHYHGSPELMAKYATLARDAGMAVIGGCCGTTPEHIAAMRQALDSTPPQGPVDQARLDHELGPAWAGTADQKEGRSGRDGRRGRRRR, from the coding sequence ATGGATAAATTTACGCGCATGCTGGCTGAGCAAGGTTTCATCCTTGCCGATGGCGCCACCGGAACAAACTACTTTGCCCTTGGACTGGAAACAGGCCATCCGCCCGAGTTCTGGAATATTGAAAAGCCCGAAAATGTGTCTGGCCTGCATCGACGCTTTCTTGAAGCAGGCGCTGATCTCATTCTGACCAATTCTTTTGGCGGGACAAGCTATCGGCTCAAGCTTCATGCCGCCGAGGGACGGGTGCGTGAGCTGAATATTGCGGCGGCGAAACTTGCCCGCGAGGCGGTGACGGCATTTGAGGAAAACACCGGCCGGACCGCGCTTGTGGCAGGGTCCATGGGCCCGACCGGGGAGCTTTTCGCGCCCCTCGGGGCGCTGGACCATGAAAGCGCGGTTGCCGCCTTTACAGAACAGGCCGAAGCGCTGGCCGAAGGCGGGGTTGATCTGCTCTGGATCGAAACCATCTCATCTCTCGAAGAGGTTGATGCCGCCATGGATGCAGCAAAATCTGTCGGCCTGCCCTTCACCGCTACCATGACCTTTGATACAGCAGGCAAATCCATGATGGGGGTTGAGCCTGGGGATTACGCCCGCCATGTCCATCAAGGCGGTGCGGTGGCGGCCGGGGCCAATTGCGGGGTCGGCCCGGCGGAGCTGATGCATTCGGTGATGGGCATGCGCGAGATAGATGGGATCAGGCTGATCGCCAAGGGCAATTGCGGTATCCCCGAATATCGCGACGGGGAGATCCATTACCACGGCTCACCTGAATTGATGGCAAAATATGCCACCCTTGCCCGGGATGCCGGGATGGCGGTGATCGGCGGCTGCTGCGGGACGACGCCGGAACATATTGCCGCGATGCGTCAGGCGCTGGATTCAACCCCGCCACAGGGACCGGTGGATCAGGCAAGACTTGATCACGAGCTTGGGCCAGCCTGGGCAGGTACGGCCGATCAGAAAGAGGGGCGTTCCGGCCGTGATGGTCGCCGCGGCCGCCGTCGGCGTTAG
- a CDS encoding DUF1289 domain-containing protein, translated as MTTNTKLPSPCISICQINPVDGRCLGCDRTRDEIAAWPRLTPDQQMYLLAELRERRAARTGRRRRSTRRVSSNG; from the coding sequence ATGACAACGAATACCAAACTGCCATCTCCATGTATCAGCATCTGCCAGATCAATCCCGTGGACGGGCGGTGTCTCGGATGTGACCGGACGAGAGATGAAATCGCCGCCTGGCCCCGGCTGACACCGGATCAGCAGATGTATCTGCTGGCAGAATTGCGTGAGCGGCGGGCCGCACGGACAGGTCGCCGCCGAAGATCAACACGACGGGTTTCGAGTAATGGATAA
- a CDS encoding DJ-1/PfpI family protein encodes MPSPFDGKTIAILVGSGFEEKPFVDLQRALASAGATVKVISRDTGLTNSWANGTWGLSYPVDAHISETLAVDFDAFVIPDGKRHTDILINEAHVRRLASAFLRESAPSLLIGSGVELAREYGFADSASVDEVTTMGALVLAPAGAEVEEILVAFEAAMVNASAEEAAA; translated from the coding sequence ATGCCATCACCCTTTGACGGAAAAACCATTGCCATTCTTGTCGGGAGCGGGTTTGAAGAAAAACCCTTTGTTGACCTCCAGCGTGCCCTTGCTTCGGCGGGCGCGACCGTGAAAGTGATCTCCCGCGATACCGGCCTAACCAATAGCTGGGCGAATGGCACCTGGGGTCTTTCCTATCCGGTTGATGCGCATATTTCCGAAACACTGGCCGTTGATTTTGATGCTTTTGTCATCCCGGATGGCAAGCGTCATACCGATATCCTGATTAACGAGGCACATGTCCGGCGGCTTGCATCGGCATTCCTGCGTGAAAGCGCGCCGTCTCTCCTGATTGGCTCTGGTGTCGAACTGGCAAGGGAATATGGATTTGCCGATAGCGCAAGCGTTGATGAAGTCACCACAATGGGTGCCCTCGTGCTGGCTCCTGCCGGGGCAGAGGTCGAAGAGATTTTGGTTGCGTTCGAGGCCGCAATGGTTAACGCTTCAGCGGAGGAAGCAGCTGCCTGA
- a CDS encoding ABC transporter permease has product MMRWAIMATLLIPIMAGVAGVVFPAFGVLPVLGQVRPGVDALVQVMEVPGFSASVRLTLFTGFMGTFLSAAISLLLPGLLFQSPRFGLLRRYLAPVLSLPHVTMAVGLLFLLQPSGWLIRLISPWLTGWTRPPNLALVPDEAGIVLILGLMAKEVPFLVLMVLAALGQINPARLMTSARSLGYGQMTSWVMVVLPQLWPRMRLPVLIVLVFSLSVVDMAVVLAPGTPPPLAVRVLRWYQDPDLGLRFLASAGALVQLVLVVFGFGLLLGLEHLAGRFGRWISFRGVRFRRGRKIMHQAVAALLLAGGLLPFVLALMGLFSALIWSVAGIWRFPDALPTLLTLRYWSGLEGGLGPALVETLLIGVVSAFLGVVLVIIWLEQKSARAGISEELIFMPLLIPQIGFLFGLQIVLLWLGLDGRRLALIWAHLLFVFPYAWLTLAPSWRAYPREWDILAATMGKSWPERFFRVKLTLLLTPVLTAFAIGFSVSAALYLPTVFAGNARIQTLTVEAVTLATGAGRQPLGVATGLQMLLPFLVFVLTGAISHWRFRRFSGIS; this is encoded by the coding sequence ATGATGCGCTGGGCGATCATGGCAACTCTTCTCATCCCTATCATGGCCGGGGTGGCCGGGGTGGTTTTTCCGGCTTTCGGGGTGCTTCCGGTTCTCGGCCAGGTCAGGCCCGGTGTTGATGCACTTGTTCAGGTGATGGAGGTGCCGGGGTTTTCGGCCTCGGTCCGGCTTACCCTTTTCACCGGCTTCATGGGTACCTTCCTTTCTGCTGCCATTTCGTTGCTACTGCCGGGACTTTTATTCCAGTCGCCGCGATTTGGCCTGCTCAGGCGGTATCTGGCCCCGGTTCTTTCCCTGCCCCATGTCACCATGGCGGTGGGGCTTCTTTTCCTGTTGCAGCCGAGCGGCTGGCTGATCCGTCTCATCTCTCCCTGGCTGACCGGCTGGACCCGCCCCCCCAATCTTGCGCTGGTCCCGGATGAAGCGGGGATTGTCCTGATCCTCGGGCTCATGGCCAAGGAAGTTCCTTTTCTGGTGCTGATGGTTCTAGCCGCGCTGGGGCAGATCAATCCTGCCCGGCTCATGACATCGGCCCGCAGTCTTGGCTATGGCCAGATGACATCCTGGGTGATGGTTGTCCTGCCGCAGTTATGGCCGCGGATGCGCCTGCCTGTTCTGATTGTCCTGGTGTTCTCGCTGTCGGTTGTGGATATGGCGGTGGTGCTTGCCCCGGGTACGCCGCCGCCGCTGGCGGTGCGGGTGCTGCGCTGGTATCAGGACCCGGATCTGGGCCTGAGGTTTCTGGCATCTGCCGGCGCGCTGGTTCAGCTGGTCCTCGTGGTTTTTGGGTTTGGTCTTCTGCTGGGGCTTGAACATCTGGCCGGCAGGTTTGGCCGCTGGATATCCTTCCGGGGGGTGAGGTTTCGCCGCGGCCGAAAGATCATGCATCAGGCGGTGGCGGCTCTCTTGCTGGCAGGCGGGTTGCTGCCGTTTGTTCTGGCCCTCATGGGGCTCTTCTCGGCGCTGATCTGGTCGGTGGCCGGGATATGGCGCTTCCCCGATGCCCTGCCGACACTTCTGACCTTGCGCTACTGGTCCGGTCTTGAAGGCGGGCTGGGTCCGGCGCTGGTGGAAACATTGCTGATCGGCGTTGTCTCCGCCTTTCTCGGGGTGGTGCTGGTGATCATCTGGCTTGAGCAGAAATCTGCCCGCGCCGGAATTTCCGAAGAGCTGATTTTCATGCCACTGCTGATCCCGCAGATCGGGTTTCTGTTCGGCTTGCAGATCGTGTTGCTCTGGCTTGGTCTGGATGGCCGGCGGCTGGCCTTGATATGGGCGCATCTTCTGTTTGTTTTTCCCTATGCCTGGCTGACGCTGGCGCCGTCCTGGCGCGCCTATCCCCGGGAATGGGATATTCTGGCCGCAACCATGGGAAAATCGTGGCCTGAGCGGTTTTTCCGGGTCAAGCTGACCCTTCTGCTGACCCCGGTGCTGACGGCGTTTGCGATCGGGTTTTCGGTCAGCGCGGCGCTCTATCTGCCGACGGTTTTTGCCGGCAATGCCCGTATCCAGACCCTCACCGTCGAAGCGGTTACGCTGGCCACCGGGGCCGGGCGCCAGCCCCTCGGGGTGGCAACAGGCCTTCAGATGCTGCTGCCTTTTCTTGTCTTCGTGCTGACAGGTGCGATAAGCCACTGGCGTTTCCGCCGGTTTTCAGGCATTTCCTGA
- a CDS encoding ABC transporter substrate-binding protein — protein MKGKPMKFLFRNRRIIPRQIHAAIGRTVLLLALLIASVTGRPVLAETVYFNAWGGSPAINDYIRWAGDELKARHGITLVHVKLTDTAEAVGRILAEKAAGRNSGGSVDLIWINGENFASMKRNNLLQAEPWAMDLPSFRFTDPVALPAILNDFATPTDGLESPWGRAQLVFGYDSAELASPPRSAAALRQWIKANPGRFTFPQPPDFTGTSFLKQILLEVTAEPALLQKPADMTDSGAVMAPLWEWLDEVTPHLWRQGRHYPANYTAMVQLLGDREISIAMAFNPAEFSNNITSGVLPDTVRSYIHEGGTIANVHFVAIPFNASAPEAARKVADFLLSPEAQLRKADSSIWGDPTVLAMSRLSAADRAAFDALPRGLATLTEAELGQSLAEPHPSWVPLIEEEWQKRFASGG, from the coding sequence ATGAAAGGAAAACCCATGAAATTCCTCTTTCGAAATCGGCGCATCATCCCTCGTCAGATCCATGCCGCCATTGGCCGGACAGTTCTGCTGCTTGCCCTTTTGATCGCAAGCGTCACCGGCAGGCCTGTTCTTGCCGAAACCGTGTATTTCAATGCCTGGGGCGGCTCCCCTGCCATAAATGACTATATTCGCTGGGCCGGGGATGAGCTGAAGGCGCGCCACGGCATCACGCTCGTGCATGTCAAACTGACGGATACCGCCGAAGCGGTGGGCCGGATACTGGCGGAAAAAGCAGCCGGCCGGAACAGCGGTGGCTCGGTTGATCTGATCTGGATCAATGGTGAGAATTTCGCCTCCATGAAACGTAACAACCTTCTTCAGGCAGAACCCTGGGCGATGGATCTGCCGTCTTTCCGGTTTACCGATCCCGTGGCCCTGCCCGCAATCCTGAATGATTTCGCCACCCCCACCGATGGGCTGGAAAGTCCCTGGGGCCGGGCCCAGCTTGTCTTTGGGTATGATTCAGCGGAACTGGCCAGCCCGCCGCGCTCGGCGGCCGCGCTTCGTCAATGGATCAAGGCGAATCCGGGGCGGTTCACCTTCCCGCAGCCCCCTGATTTCACCGGCACCAGTTTTCTCAAGCAGATCCTGCTGGAAGTTACAGCTGAACCGGCATTGCTGCAAAAGCCCGCGGATATGACTGATAGCGGCGCGGTGATGGCGCCGCTCTGGGAATGGCTTGATGAGGTGACGCCGCATCTCTGGCGGCAGGGCCGGCACTATCCGGCCAATTACACCGCCATGGTCCAGCTTCTCGGGGATCGTGAGATCAGCATCGCCATGGCGTTCAATCCGGCGGAGTTCTCGAACAACATCACCTCCGGTGTGCTGCCGGATACGGTGCGCAGCTACATCCACGAGGGCGGTACGATCGCCAATGTGCATTTTGTTGCCATTCCGTTCAATGCCTCTGCGCCGGAAGCGGCCAGAAAGGTTGCTGATTTTCTGCTCTCCCCCGAAGCCCAGTTGCGTAAAGCAGACAGTTCCATCTGGGGAGATCCGACGGTGCTGGCCATGTCGAGATTATCGGCGGCTGACCGGGCCGCCTTTGATGCGCTTCCGCGCGGGCTGGCAACCCTGACCGAAGCCGAATTGGGGCAGAGTCTGGCCGAACCCCACCCGAGCTGGGTGCCGCTGATCGAGGAGGAATGGCAGAAACGTTTTGCCAGTGGAGGTTAA